Proteins from a single region of Acidovorax sp. NCPPB 3576:
- the cysT gene encoding sulfate ABC transporter permease subunit CysT translates to MNAATSALPGAAVASTGGSRRSPKRVLPGFGLTLGYTIFYLSIIVLIPLSALVFKTFTLTWDQFWTAISAPRVLASYRLTFGASFIAAVVNLVFGLLIAWVLVRYRFPGKKIVDALVDLPFALPTAVAGISLTALLAGNGWVGQYLEPLGIQLAFKPAGVVIALIFIGLPFVVRTVQPVLEDAEKELEEAATSLGATRWQIFTRVILPAITPALLTGFAMAFARAVGEYGSVIFIAGNMPMISEITPLIIIGKLEQYDYAGATAVAVVMLVISFVLLLVINALQAWQRRHAGAPA, encoded by the coding sequence ATGAACGCTGCGACCTCTGCCTTGCCCGGCGCCGCCGTGGCGTCCACGGGCGGGTCCCGGCGCAGTCCGAAGCGGGTTCTGCCCGGCTTCGGCTTGACGCTGGGCTACACCATCTTCTACCTGAGCATCATCGTGCTCATCCCCTTGTCGGCACTGGTGTTCAAGACCTTCACGCTGACCTGGGACCAGTTCTGGACGGCCATCAGCGCCCCGCGCGTGCTGGCGTCCTACCGGCTCACGTTCGGCGCGTCGTTCATCGCTGCGGTGGTCAATCTCGTGTTCGGGCTGCTGATCGCCTGGGTGCTGGTGCGCTACCGCTTTCCGGGCAAGAAGATCGTCGATGCCCTGGTGGACCTGCCGTTCGCGCTGCCCACGGCGGTGGCGGGCATTTCGCTCACCGCCTTGCTGGCCGGCAACGGCTGGGTCGGGCAGTACCTGGAGCCGCTGGGCATCCAGCTGGCCTTCAAGCCCGCCGGCGTGGTGATCGCGCTGATCTTCATCGGGCTGCCCTTCGTGGTGCGCACGGTGCAGCCGGTGCTGGAAGACGCAGAGAAGGAACTGGAAGAGGCCGCCACCAGTCTGGGTGCCACGCGCTGGCAGATCTTCACGCGCGTCATCCTGCCCGCGATCACCCCGGCGCTGCTCACGGGCTTTGCCATGGCATTCGCGCGGGCGGTGGGTGAATACGGTTCGGTCATCTTCATCGCGGGCAACATGCCCATGATTTCCGAGATCACGCCCCTCATCATCATCGGCAAGCTGGAGCAGTACGACTACGCGGGCGCCACGGCGGTCGCGGTGGTGATGCTGGTGATCTCCTTCGTGCTGCTGCTCGTCATCAATGCATTGCAGGCCTGGCAGCGCCGCCACGCAGGAGCCCCGGCATGA
- a CDS encoding NADPH-dependent FMN reductase: MDQYQIAVVVGSLRKDSFNRKLATALARLAPPNFHFTQLRIDDLPLYNQDDDAHPAPAVLRLKTEIAQSQGLLFVTPEYNRSIPGVLKNALDHASRPYGQSAWGGKPAGVIGASIGAIGTAMAQQHLRNVLAYLDVPTMGQPEAFIQAKDGLFDDEGNIGEASRQFLQGWVEKYVAWVKLHAKL, from the coding sequence ATGGACCAATACCAGATCGCCGTCGTCGTCGGCAGTCTCCGCAAGGACTCGTTCAACCGCAAGCTGGCCACCGCCCTGGCCCGGCTCGCACCGCCGAATTTCCACTTCACGCAACTGCGCATCGACGATCTGCCGCTGTACAACCAGGACGACGACGCGCATCCCGCTCCGGCCGTGCTGCGGCTCAAAACCGAAATCGCCCAGTCCCAGGGCCTGCTGTTCGTCACGCCCGAATACAACCGCTCGATTCCCGGCGTGCTCAAGAACGCGCTGGACCACGCCTCGCGCCCTTATGGCCAAAGCGCCTGGGGCGGCAAGCCGGCCGGGGTGATCGGCGCATCGATTGGTGCCATCGGCACGGCCATGGCGCAGCAGCATCTGCGCAATGTGCTGGCCTACCTCGACGTGCCCACCATGGGCCAGCCCGAAGCCTTCATCCAGGCCAAGGATGGCCTGTTCGATGACGAAGGCAACATCGGCGAGGCCAGCCGCCAGTTCCTGCAAGGTTGGGTCGAGAAATACGTGGCCTGGGTCAAGCTGCACGCCAAGCTCTGA
- a CDS encoding family 2A encapsulin nanocompartment cargo protein cysteine desulfurase: protein MTLSSFSPGADASGAPIDPALIARMANALFSALPGEAAAPAGVHSAGGFPSVPPASVPGLGAVPPGVQAPANIAPPGSPLASPAGFGPSVPGTPIPQGQVPGTNLLPASPTQVLSLGHRAPALLPHATAANGLPDTVVSTLPAYEPRLGSGVLGVPEASGASASQAAAHPAAPASAASPYYFVGERQAQPSPGGAPVPTAQSGDRLDALARLPFAQPQVPHAAQAPAAPAGLAATPSSDPKFYFVDAVVLPSGYVTPAKPAPHGTVPLAGQGQHPPFDVHAIRRDFPVLSERVNGRQLVWFDNAATTHKPKAVIDRISHFYEHENSNIHRAAHELAARATDAYEGARQRVKTFINAPDVNEVIFVRGTTEAINLVAKSWGGQHVGEGDEIIVSHLEHHANIVPWQQLAAAKGARLRVIPVDDSGQVLLDEYQKLLNDRTKIVAVTQVSNALGTVVPVKEIVALAKRAGAKALVDGAQSVSHMRVDVQDIGADFFVFSGHKVFGPTGIGVVWGRREVLEDMPPWQGGGNMIADVTFEKTVFQPIPNKFEAGTGNIADAVGLGAAIDYVNRVGIENIARYEHELLVYGMQQLRPIPGLRLIGTADDKASVMSFVLAGYSTEEVGKALNDEGIAVRTGHHCAQPILRRFGVETTVRPSLAFYNTFDEIDRLVHVVRRLAGQRRAG from the coding sequence ATGACCCTCTCTTCCTTCTCGCCGGGCGCCGATGCGTCCGGCGCCCCCATCGATCCGGCACTGATCGCGCGCATGGCCAATGCCCTGTTCTCGGCGCTGCCGGGCGAGGCGGCGGCGCCTGCGGGCGTGCACTCCGCGGGCGGCTTTCCTTCGGTGCCGCCTGCGTCCGTGCCCGGCCTCGGTGCCGTGCCGCCGGGCGTGCAGGCGCCGGCCAACATCGCGCCGCCCGGCTCGCCCCTGGCCAGCCCCGCCGGCTTCGGGCCCAGCGTGCCCGGCACGCCGATCCCGCAGGGCCAGGTGCCTGGCACCAACCTGCTGCCGGCCTCGCCCACGCAGGTGCTGTCGCTCGGCCACCGCGCGCCCGCGCTGCTGCCGCACGCCACGGCGGCCAATGGCCTGCCCGACACGGTGGTGAGCACGCTGCCGGCCTACGAGCCGCGCCTGGGCAGCGGGGTGCTGGGCGTGCCCGAGGCCTCGGGCGCCAGCGCATCGCAGGCGGCGGCCCATCCGGCAGCGCCTGCCTCTGCCGCCTCGCCGTACTACTTCGTCGGCGAGCGTCAGGCGCAGCCTTCGCCCGGGGGCGCGCCGGTTCCCACGGCGCAGTCCGGCGACCGGCTGGATGCGCTGGCGCGCCTGCCGTTCGCGCAGCCCCAGGTGCCGCACGCGGCCCAGGCGCCGGCTGCACCGGCTGGCCTGGCGGCCACGCCGTCGTCCGATCCGAAGTTCTACTTCGTGGACGCGGTGGTGCTGCCCAGCGGCTACGTCACCCCGGCCAAGCCCGCGCCGCACGGTACGGTGCCGCTGGCGGGCCAGGGGCAGCACCCGCCGTTCGACGTGCACGCCATCCGGCGCGACTTTCCCGTGCTGTCCGAGCGCGTGAATGGCCGCCAACTGGTGTGGTTCGACAACGCGGCCACCACGCACAAGCCGAAGGCGGTGATCGACCGCATCAGCCATTTCTACGAGCACGAGAACTCGAACATCCACCGCGCCGCGCATGAACTCGCCGCGCGCGCCACGGACGCCTACGAAGGCGCCCGCCAGCGCGTGAAGACGTTCATCAACGCGCCCGACGTGAACGAGGTGATCTTCGTGCGCGGCACCACCGAGGCCATCAACCTGGTGGCCAAGAGCTGGGGCGGCCAGCACGTGGGCGAGGGCGACGAGATCATCGTCAGCCACCTGGAGCACCACGCCAACATCGTGCCGTGGCAGCAGCTCGCTGCCGCCAAGGGAGCGAGGCTGCGCGTGATTCCGGTGGACGACTCGGGCCAGGTGCTGCTCGATGAGTACCAGAAGCTCCTGAACGACCGCACGAAGATCGTCGCCGTCACGCAGGTCTCCAACGCGCTGGGCACCGTGGTGCCGGTCAAGGAGATCGTGGCGCTGGCCAAGCGCGCGGGCGCGAAGGCGCTGGTCGATGGCGCGCAGTCGGTCTCGCACATGCGGGTGGACGTGCAGGACATCGGTGCGGACTTCTTCGTGTTCTCGGGCCACAAGGTGTTCGGGCCGACCGGCATCGGCGTGGTCTGGGGCCGGCGCGAGGTGCTCGAAGACATGCCCCCGTGGCAAGGCGGCGGCAACATGATTGCCGACGTCACGTTCGAGAAAACCGTGTTCCAGCCGATCCCGAACAAGTTCGAGGCCGGCACGGGCAACATCGCCGACGCGGTGGGCCTGGGCGCGGCGATCGACTACGTGAACCGCGTGGGGATCGAGAACATCGCGCGCTACGAGCATGAACTGCTGGTGTACGGCATGCAGCAACTGCGCCCCATCCCGGGCCTGCGGCTGATCGGCACCGCCGACGACAAGGCCAGCGTGATGTCGTTCGTGCTGGCCGGCTACTCGACCGAGGAAGTCGGCAAGGCGCTCAACGACGAAGGCATCGCCGTGCGCACCGGGCACCATTGCGCGCAGCCCATCCTGCGGCGCTTCGGGGTGGAGACCACCGTGCGGCCGTCGCTCGCGTTCTACAACACGTTCGACGAGATCGACCGGCTGGTGCATGTGGTGCGCCGCCTCGCCGGCCAGCGCCGCGCCGGGTAG
- a CDS encoding sulfate ABC transporter substrate-binding protein, which yields MTSRTKLKTFLAVLALVAGAAASAQTTTLLNASYDVAREFYKDYNPAFAAHYKKTTGKDVKIDQAHGGSSAQARAVNDGLDADVVTMNTTTDIDFLATNGVVAKDWAKRFPNDASPTTSTMLFLVRKGNPKNIKDWDDLAKPGVQVVVVNPKTGGNGRYAYLAAWGSVREKGGTDAQAAEFVGQLFKNVPVLGKGGRDATSIFLQRNTGDVLITFESEVLSIEREFGKGKVDAVYPSSSVLAENPVAVVERTVAKKGTGELAKAYLDYLYSDEAQEIAARHALRPRSEAVLKKHADLFKPVKLFTVAKYFGSLGEAQKVHFNDGGQFDKLYTPGAK from the coding sequence ATGACTTCCCGGACCAAACTCAAGACTTTCCTGGCCGTTCTGGCCCTGGTGGCTGGCGCCGCCGCTTCGGCGCAGACGACCACGCTGCTGAACGCCTCCTACGACGTGGCACGCGAGTTCTACAAGGACTACAACCCCGCCTTTGCCGCGCACTACAAGAAAACCACCGGCAAGGACGTCAAGATCGACCAGGCCCATGGCGGCTCCAGCGCCCAGGCCCGCGCGGTGAACGACGGCCTCGACGCCGACGTGGTCACCATGAACACCACGACCGACATCGACTTCCTCGCCACCAACGGCGTGGTTGCCAAGGACTGGGCCAAGCGCTTCCCGAACGACGCATCGCCCACCACCTCGACCATGCTGTTCCTGGTGCGCAAGGGCAACCCCAAGAACATCAAGGACTGGGACGACCTCGCCAAGCCCGGCGTGCAGGTCGTCGTGGTGAACCCCAAGACTGGCGGCAACGGCCGCTACGCCTACCTGGCGGCCTGGGGCAGCGTGCGCGAGAAGGGCGGCACCGATGCCCAGGCCGCTGAGTTCGTGGGCCAGCTGTTCAAGAACGTGCCCGTGCTGGGCAAGGGCGGCCGCGACGCCACCAGCATCTTTCTGCAGCGCAACACGGGCGATGTGCTGATCACGTTCGAATCCGAGGTGCTGTCCATCGAGCGCGAGTTCGGCAAGGGCAAGGTCGATGCCGTGTACCCCTCCAGCAGCGTGCTGGCCGAAAACCCCGTCGCGGTGGTCGAACGCACTGTCGCCAAGAAGGGCACGGGCGAGCTGGCCAAGGCCTATCTGGACTACCTGTACTCCGACGAGGCGCAGGAGATCGCGGCCCGCCACGCGCTGCGCCCGCGTTCCGAAGCGGTGCTGAAAAAGCACGCCGACCTGTTCAAGCCCGTCAAGCTGTTCACCGTGGCCAAGTACTTCGGCTCGCTGGGTGAAGCACAGAAGGTGCACTTCAACGACGGCGGCCAGTTCGACAAGCTCTACACCCCTGGCGCCAAGTAA
- the cysW gene encoding sulfate ABC transporter permease subunit CysW, which yields MSSNASHSGGRNPVRRAQAGTTEAPWVRWTLIGIALAFLLLFLVLPLAAVFTEALRKGFGAYVAALKEPDAWAAIRLTLITAAIAVPLNLVFGVAAAWAIAKYEFRGKAFLTTLVDLPFSVSPVVAGLVYVLMFGANGWFGPWLAAHDVKIIFAVPGIVLATVFVTFPFIARELIPLMQAQGSDEEQAAIVLGASGWQTFWYVTLPNIKWGLLYGVILCNARAMGEFGAVSVVSGHIRGQTNTIPLHVEILYNEYQSVAAFAAASLLALLALVTLVIKSIAEWRNEQERKAAATLPPERPAPAAVGAR from the coding sequence ATGAGTTCCAACGCTTCCCACTCCGGCGGGCGCAACCCCGTGCGCCGCGCCCAGGCCGGCACCACCGAGGCGCCCTGGGTGCGCTGGACGCTGATCGGCATCGCGCTGGCGTTCCTGCTGCTGTTCCTCGTGCTGCCGCTGGCCGCCGTGTTCACCGAAGCGCTGCGCAAGGGCTTCGGGGCCTATGTGGCCGCGCTCAAGGAGCCCGATGCCTGGGCCGCCATCCGGCTGACCCTCATCACCGCGGCCATCGCCGTGCCGCTGAACCTGGTGTTCGGCGTGGCGGCGGCCTGGGCCATCGCCAAGTACGAGTTCCGGGGCAAGGCCTTCCTGACCACGCTGGTGGACCTGCCGTTCTCCGTCTCGCCCGTGGTGGCTGGCCTGGTGTACGTGCTGATGTTCGGCGCCAACGGCTGGTTCGGCCCCTGGCTGGCGGCGCACGATGTCAAGATCATCTTCGCCGTGCCGGGCATCGTGCTGGCGACGGTCTTCGTGACCTTCCCGTTCATCGCCCGCGAGCTGATTCCACTCATGCAGGCCCAGGGCAGCGACGAAGAGCAGGCGGCCATCGTGCTGGGCGCGAGCGGCTGGCAGACCTTCTGGTACGTGACGCTGCCCAACATCAAGTGGGGCCTGCTGTACGGCGTGATCCTGTGCAATGCGCGCGCCATGGGCGAGTTCGGCGCGGTGTCGGTCGTGTCGGGGCACATCCGCGGGCAGACCAACACCATTCCGCTGCACGTGGAAATTCTCTACAACGAATACCAGTCCGTGGCGGCGTTCGCTGCCGCTTCGCTGCTGGCGCTGCTGGCGCTGGTCACCCTGGTCATCAAGTCCATTGCCGAATGGCGCAACGAGCAAGAGCGCAAGGCCGCGGCCACGTTGCCGCCCGAGCGCCCCGCACCCGCCGCCGTGGGCGCGCGCTGA
- a CDS encoding bifunctional helix-turn-helix transcriptional regulator/GNAT family N-acetyltransferase, with protein sequence MASDSAVFPVPAAAVKALRQFSRFFTRRIGVLDAYLGSDLSLTDVRVLYELAHRSAPVATDIAKDLGLDAGYLSRILRRFEKAGWLERRPGAHDARQSLLFLTDAGHAAFAPLQQRSRDEAQALLARLSPDQQADALAAMQRLEALLSPEPTSRPRLAVLRDPVPGDMGWVVQLHGETYWREYGWNQEFEALVAEIAARFVRDFRPEFDKCWIAEIDGARMGAAFVVRESDSTARLRMLILAQEARGMGLGGRLVNECIAFARGQGYTEMTLWTNSCLAAARHLYAQRGFTLVASEPYTAYGQSLVGETWTRAL encoded by the coding sequence ATGGCGTCGGATTCTGCAGTCTTTCCCGTTCCCGCTGCGGCGGTCAAGGCGCTTCGGCAGTTCAGCCGGTTCTTCACGCGCCGCATCGGCGTTCTCGATGCCTACCTGGGCAGCGATCTGTCCCTGACCGATGTGCGGGTGTTGTATGAACTGGCCCACCGCAGCGCGCCGGTCGCCACCGACATCGCCAAGGACCTGGGCCTGGATGCCGGCTACCTGAGCCGCATCCTGCGCCGGTTCGAAAAGGCGGGCTGGCTGGAGCGGCGGCCGGGCGCACACGACGCGCGCCAGAGCCTGCTGTTTTTGACCGATGCCGGGCACGCGGCCTTCGCCCCGCTGCAGCAGCGCTCGCGCGACGAGGCGCAGGCCCTTCTGGCGCGCCTGTCGCCGGATCAACAGGCCGACGCCCTGGCGGCCATGCAGCGGCTGGAGGCGCTGCTGTCGCCCGAGCCCACCAGCCGTCCACGGCTCGCGGTGCTGCGCGATCCGGTGCCGGGCGACATGGGCTGGGTGGTGCAACTGCATGGCGAGACCTATTGGCGCGAGTACGGCTGGAACCAGGAGTTCGAGGCGCTGGTGGCCGAGATCGCCGCGCGGTTCGTGCGCGACTTCCGGCCTGAGTTCGACAAGTGCTGGATTGCCGAGATCGATGGGGCTCGCATGGGTGCGGCTTTCGTGGTCCGCGAGTCCGACAGCACCGCGCGGCTGCGGATGCTGATCCTCGCGCAAGAGGCGCGCGGCATGGGGCTGGGCGGCCGGCTGGTGAACGAGTGCATCGCCTTCGCGCGGGGCCAGGGCTACACGGAGATGACGCTGTGGACCAACAGCTGCCTGGCCGCGGCCCGCCATCTCTACGCGCAGCGCGGCTTCACCCTCGTGGCCTCGGAGCCGTACACCGCCTACGGCCAGTCCCTGGTGGGCGAGACCTGGACGCGTGCGCTGTAG
- a CDS encoding sulfate/molybdate ABC transporter ATP-binding protein: MSIEIRNISKQFGSFQALRDVSLDIQSGELIALLGPSGCGKTTLLRIIAGLETPDVGTIHFSGEDTTDVHVRERGVGFVFQHYALFRHMTVFENVAFGLRVKPRGERPSDAQIKQKVTDLLKLVQLDWLADRYPSQLSGGQRQRIALARALAVEPKVLLLDEPFGALDAKVRKELRRWLRRLHDELHVTSIFVTHDQEEALEVADRVVVINQGRIEQSGSPQEVWDQPASPFVYGFLGDVNLFRGRAHEGLVHVEGMAIDSPEHAGAQNASAFAYVRPHDLDVQRYSPGEGVDADGRPRGIVAQLSRAIVVGPIARLELIPDADHKPADNASPDSVIEAQIPAQQYREMGFREGETLVVTPRRARVFLDHAAGI; encoded by the coding sequence ATGAGCATTGAAATCCGCAACATCAGCAAGCAGTTCGGCAGCTTCCAGGCACTGCGCGACGTGAGCCTGGACATCCAATCCGGCGAACTCATCGCGTTGCTCGGCCCCTCGGGCTGCGGCAAGACCACACTGCTGCGCATCATCGCGGGGCTGGAGACGCCCGACGTGGGCACCATCCATTTCTCGGGCGAAGACACCACCGACGTGCATGTGCGCGAACGCGGCGTGGGCTTCGTCTTCCAGCACTACGCGCTGTTCCGGCACATGACGGTGTTCGAGAACGTCGCCTTCGGCCTGCGCGTGAAGCCGCGCGGCGAGCGCCCGAGCGATGCGCAGATCAAGCAGAAGGTGACCGACTTGCTCAAGCTCGTGCAGCTCGACTGGCTGGCCGACCGCTACCCTTCGCAGTTGTCCGGCGGCCAGCGCCAGCGCATCGCCCTCGCGCGCGCCCTGGCGGTGGAGCCCAAGGTGCTGCTGCTGGACGAGCCCTTCGGCGCGCTCGATGCCAAGGTGCGCAAGGAACTGCGCCGCTGGCTGCGCCGCCTGCACGATGAACTGCACGTGACCAGCATCTTCGTAACCCACGACCAGGAGGAAGCCCTGGAAGTGGCCGACCGCGTGGTGGTCATCAACCAGGGCCGGATCGAGCAAAGCGGCTCGCCCCAGGAGGTATGGGACCAGCCGGCCAGCCCGTTCGTCTATGGCTTCCTCGGCGACGTGAACCTGTTTCGCGGCCGTGCCCACGAAGGGCTGGTGCACGTGGAGGGCATGGCCATCGATTCGCCCGAGCATGCGGGCGCCCAGAACGCCAGCGCCTTCGCCTATGTGCGCCCGCACGACCTGGACGTGCAACGCTATTCGCCCGGCGAGGGCGTGGACGCCGATGGGCGCCCGCGCGGCATCGTCGCGCAGCTCAGCCGTGCCATCGTCGTGGGGCCGATCGCGCGCCTGGAACTTATTCCCGATGCCGACCACAAACCAGCGGACAATGCGAGCCCCGACTCGGTGATCGAAGCGCAGATCCCTGCGCAGCAGTACCGGGAGATGGGTTTCAGGGAGGGTGAAACGCTGGTGGTCACACCGCGCCGCGCCCGCGTTTTTCTGGACCACGCCGCCGGTATCTGA
- a CDS encoding LysR substrate-binding domain-containing protein: MQDLNDMLYFAEVVERGGFAAAGRALGIPKSRLSRRVSDLEAHLGVRLLQRTTRKLSLTEVGEAYLRHCQALRESAQAAADTVAQVQAEPRGTIRVVCPVTIAQTLLGELMPEFLARHPLVRVEMQVSNRVVNLVEEGIDVALRVRSKLDDSGSMIVKRLSDGGVILVASPEQLARQGTPHTLEDLARMDSMAMSAADGRAALRLIGPGGQEALWQHSPRYVADDLLTLKLAAERGVGICWLPDYMCQDELRSGCLVQLMPEWAPERGVMHAVFPSRRGLTPAVRRFLDFLGETMQGATKQAEAPLAEGSAMDVPATS; this comes from the coding sequence GTGCAAGATCTCAACGACATGCTGTATTTCGCCGAGGTGGTCGAGCGCGGCGGGTTCGCCGCCGCGGGCCGGGCGCTCGGCATCCCCAAGTCGCGCCTGTCGCGCCGCGTGTCGGACCTGGAAGCCCACCTGGGGGTGCGGCTGCTGCAGCGCACCACGCGCAAGCTCTCGCTCACCGAAGTGGGCGAAGCCTATCTGCGCCACTGCCAGGCCCTGCGCGAATCGGCGCAGGCGGCGGCCGACACGGTGGCCCAGGTCCAGGCCGAGCCGCGCGGCACCATCCGCGTGGTCTGCCCGGTGACGATCGCACAGACGCTGCTGGGCGAGCTGATGCCCGAGTTCCTCGCCCGGCATCCGCTGGTGCGGGTGGAGATGCAGGTGAGCAACCGCGTGGTCAATCTGGTGGAGGAGGGGATCGACGTGGCACTGCGCGTGCGCTCCAAGCTGGACGACAGCGGCAGCATGATCGTGAAGCGGCTGAGCGATGGCGGCGTGATTCTGGTCGCCAGCCCCGAGCAATTGGCCCGCCAGGGCACGCCGCACACGCTGGAAGACCTGGCGCGCATGGACAGCATGGCCATGTCGGCCGCCGATGGCCGTGCCGCGCTGCGGCTGATCGGCCCTGGAGGGCAGGAGGCTTTGTGGCAGCACAGCCCGCGGTATGTGGCCGATGACCTGCTCACCCTGAAGCTGGCCGCCGAGCGCGGGGTAGGCATTTGCTGGTTGCCCGACTATATGTGCCAGGACGAGCTGCGCAGCGGCTGCCTGGTGCAGTTGATGCCCGAATGGGCGCCGGAGCGCGGTGTGATGCATGCGGTGTTTCCGTCCCGCCGGGGCCTGACGCCGGCCGTGCGGCGGTTTCTCGACTTTCTGGGCGAGACCATGCAGGGCGCCACGAAACAGGCGGAGGCGCCGCTGGCCGAGGGGTCAGCAATGGACGTGCCCGCCACTTCTTAA
- a CDS encoding disulfide bond formation protein B: protein MVLNWLDAAPRRVLGLIAAACVAMLAFGMYLQHVVGLEPCPMCIVQRYALIGVAVFAALASARGARGWWMSWAFLALLSSGFGAFVAARQSWLQWYPPEIATCGRDFYGMIEHFPIGRAIPMIFRGSGDCAAVDWTFLGGSIANWSFICFVLMGVVLLVLLARGGRGGANRRPLAAA from the coding sequence ATGGTGTTGAACTGGTTGGATGCCGCGCCTCGCCGCGTGCTGGGCCTCATCGCGGCGGCCTGTGTGGCCATGCTGGCTTTTGGCATGTACCTGCAGCATGTCGTGGGGCTCGAGCCCTGCCCGATGTGCATCGTGCAGCGCTACGCGCTCATCGGAGTCGCCGTCTTCGCCGCCCTGGCCAGCGCCCGGGGCGCCCGTGGCTGGTGGATGTCGTGGGCCTTCCTGGCCCTGCTGTCGTCGGGTTTCGGCGCCTTCGTGGCGGCGCGGCAAAGCTGGCTGCAGTGGTATCCGCCCGAAATCGCCACCTGCGGGCGCGACTTCTACGGGATGATCGAACACTTCCCCATCGGCCGCGCGATCCCCATGATCTTTCGCGGTTCGGGCGACTGCGCTGCGGTGGACTGGACCTTCCTCGGCGGCTCCATCGCCAACTGGTCGTTCATCTGCTTCGTGCTGATGGGCGTCGTACTGCTGGTGCTGCTGGCCCGTGGTGGACGAGGTGGCGCCAACCGCCGCCCGCTGGCTGCGGCTTGA
- a CDS encoding RBBP9/YdeN family alpha/beta hydrolase, with product MSRSAPTAGAGGPVSVVIVPGWRDSGPGHWQSLWAQRLPGACRVVQDDWVTPARAPWVAALERTVLESPHPVVLVAHSLGCITATHMGAQAAERVQGALLVAPADPERRAVLSDFAPVPYAPLPYRSILVASSNDPYCPIRLAGAYARAWGSEFVRLPQAGHVNVDSGHGEWPLGWALLHSLVDGAEWGLGHGAAETRSAA from the coding sequence ATGAGCCGCAGCGCGCCCACCGCCGGGGCGGGTGGCCCGGTGTCGGTGGTCATCGTGCCGGGTTGGCGCGATTCGGGTCCTGGCCACTGGCAAAGCCTGTGGGCGCAGCGGCTGCCCGGCGCGTGCCGCGTGGTGCAGGACGACTGGGTCACCCCCGCGCGGGCCCCTTGGGTGGCCGCGCTCGAGCGCACCGTGCTGGAGTCGCCGCACCCGGTGGTGTTGGTGGCGCACAGCCTGGGCTGCATCACCGCGACCCACATGGGCGCGCAGGCCGCAGAGCGCGTGCAGGGCGCTTTGCTCGTGGCCCCGGCCGATCCGGAGCGCCGGGCGGTCCTGAGCGACTTCGCGCCGGTGCCCTATGCGCCGCTGCCCTACCGCAGCATCTTGGTGGCGAGCAGCAACGACCCCTATTGCCCGATCCGCCTGGCAGGCGCCTATGCGCGGGCCTGGGGCAGCGAGTTCGTCCGCCTGCCGCAGGCGGGGCATGTGAACGTGGATTCCGGCCATGGCGAATGGCCTCTGGGATGGGCGCTGCTGCATTCCCTGGTGGATGGTGCGGAATGGGGCCTGGGCCATGGCGCAGCAGAGACCCGTTCTGCTGCCTGA
- a CDS encoding FMN-dependent NADH-azoreductase produces the protein MQLLHIDSAITGEQSVSRQLTARTVAAWVAAHPGTQVQHLDLVAQAPAHFTMDAMAPRTGQTEGLSETQRLENAVSEQLVSQFLAADVVVVGAPLYNFGIPTQLKAWIDRIAQPGRTFTYTAAGPQGLAKGKTVIVASSRGGVYSTSDAGRAMEHQESYLQTVFAFFGITDVRFVRAEGVAMGPDAKSKALDSADSDIQAHVAQSRQAVAEAA, from the coding sequence ATGCAACTGCTGCACATCGATTCCGCCATCACCGGCGAACAGTCCGTTTCGCGCCAACTCACCGCCCGCACCGTGGCGGCGTGGGTGGCGGCCCATCCTGGCACGCAAGTGCAGCACCTGGATTTGGTCGCCCAGGCACCGGCACACTTCACGATGGATGCCATGGCCCCCCGCACCGGCCAGACCGAGGGCCTGAGCGAGACGCAGCGCCTTGAAAACGCCGTGTCCGAACAGTTGGTGAGCCAGTTCCTCGCGGCCGATGTGGTCGTGGTGGGCGCACCGCTCTACAACTTCGGCATTCCCACGCAATTGAAAGCCTGGATCGACCGCATCGCCCAGCCCGGCCGCACTTTCACCTATACCGCTGCCGGCCCCCAAGGCCTGGCCAAGGGCAAGACGGTGATCGTCGCCTCCAGCCGCGGCGGCGTGTATTCGACCAGCGATGCCGGCCGCGCCATGGAACACCAGGAGAGCTACCTGCAGACCGTGTTCGCCTTCTTCGGCATCACCGACGTGCGCTTCGTGCGCGCCGAAGGCGTGGCCATGGGCCCGGATGCCAAGTCCAAGGCCCTGGACAGCGCAGACTCGGACATCCAGGCGCATGTGGCGCAATCCCGCCAAGCCGTGGCCGAAGCTGCCTGA